The following nucleotide sequence is from Bdellovibrionota bacterium.
AATTCGCTTATTTGTGGGCGAGGCGAACCAACTGTTTATGCCAGGACGCCAGCGCCGCTCGGTCGCCGAATAACCGCCGCTCATAGATGAACTCGGAAGCACTTCGTACGTTAGCGGAGGAAACGGCTTCGATTCTTGTGATATTTCCCGTCGCGTAGAGATGATTCCCAAACGTGAGGACCTCCCGAATATTTTCCCGAGTCGGGAGCCCTTTCACGATCCCCAGCATCACCGCCCGCGCGGTCAGATCGTAAGACTCCAGGTAGTTTTTTAAGAGACCCGCGAAGAATCTTCGCCGAAGCCGGTTCTCGCTTCCTTCCAATGTGGGGCGTCCTTGCTCCAAAAAGAAACCGACATCCTCATCGTCCCGAAGAACGAATTCATGGGCGAAGATGTCGCGCAAAAAGGCCATATCTCCGGCGGCGGTTTTTTCAAATTCTTCTTGTTCCATCACTAGAGCCGCCATTCCGGGAGGCAGAAAGTAATGAAGAACCTGGTTCTTGTAATAGTCGAGCGTCAGCCGTTTATCCGCGCGGACATTCAGCACCACGTCGTCGCGCCCGGTTTCCATCGTAATCCATCGATTCACGCTAAAAAATGCCATCACTTCCGATAGGGCGGCATCGAGGACCTGGATCTCCTTGGAGCAGGGGATTTGGTGGCTCATGACGTATTCGGAAAGCCATTTCATCCTTTCGTTCAGCGTACTTTTGAGGATTGCGCGTTCCGCCTGAGCCAGTATGGAACAAGCCCCTAGGGAAGAGGCCGTGACGGTTGTTTCGGAGGCGATCGCTCTCACGATATCTGCCGCAAGCGCCAGCGTTCTTGTTTTTCGAATCTTCAGCGGAATCGGCTCTTCTCCATTCACGTCGAAATATTTCCGAAGGGAAATCGGCTCGGAAAATCGGACGTAAACGGATCCATGGCGACGGCCGAGGAATCGACGCGAACGAACGAGGGCCCAAAAGCTTTCGCGTTCTTTTTCTTTTCCGGATAATTCGGCCCGATAGGATCCTTCCTCCAGAACTTGGTCGTACGTGATCGAGATCGGGACGACGTAGAGGTCGCGGTTCGCACCGGAGAGATAGGCGTCCACCTGCATCGCAAGGAGACCATGCTTGGGAAAGATCAGTTTCCCGGTCCGGCTTCGCCCTCCCTCAATGAAGAATTCCTGTGTGTAGCCGGCCCGGATCAGCCACCGCACGTAAAGACCCAGGAGCCGCGCGTAAAGAAGATCCCCGCCGATGGTCCGGCGGATGAAAAAAGCTCCGTTTTTCCGAAAAATCGCGCCCATCGGCCAAAACGTGAGGTTATCTCCCGAGGCCACATGGGGCGTTCGCAGGTCGTTCTCATAAAAAACGGCCGAAAGAAGGAGATAATCCACATGACTCTTGTGGCTGGGGACCAAGACCACCGGATAATTCCGTGCGACCCGTTTGAGGCGTTCCAAACCGTTCGGTTCAATTTCAAGCTTTTCATAGAGCCGATTCCAGATCCATCGAAAGACCCGATAGCAGATGGCCACCATCGTTTGGTCGTAGTCCGAGATCATCGCGCGAAGTAACTTATTGGCGCGCTTCCAGATCTCCGCTTCGGATTTCTTTTCCCGCCGTGCAACGCTTTCCACGAGCTGTCGCAAATCCGGATCGCGGAAAAAGGTTCGGATGATTCGGTCCCGCGAGTGGAGAGGCGGACCGATCATCAATTTTCGTTCCCGGAAGAGATAGGAGGAAAGGAGGCGCCGAAGCTTTTTGGCGAACTGCTCGTCGTTGGAAGCCTGAACCGTCGTCAAAAAGCGGCTGAGCT
It contains:
- a CDS encoding 1-acyl-sn-glycerol-3-phosphate acyltransferase; this translates as MHAPTTSGDRQLSLPEMQSLENQDVSPPPPDRSFLTRLLGRLISHISIDLKSIQAVQRAAQARTVVYVMPSASIFDHLLLRTLTVRNHLPEPQFANGVPHLLCRPPRENSPFSWMWIKSRFRKPSLRAREECREAVETLAAKRPIQLFLNQPGFFHRPLRWHVLVWEELIRAERKGKINIALVPVNFIWGRRPDRLKRSIVDILFGDTSAPGYLRKSLVVLRHIHDVSVKMGEPTELSRFLTTVQASNDEQFAKKLRRLLSSYLFRERKLMIGPPLHSRDRIIRTFFRDPDLRQLVESVARREKKSEAEIWKRANKLLRAMISDYDQTMVAICYRVFRWIWNRLYEKLEIEPNGLERLKRVARNYPVVLVPSHKSHVDYLLLSAVFYENDLRTPHVASGDNLTFWPMGAIFRKNGAFFIRRTIGGDLLYARLLGLYVRWLIRAGYTQEFFIEGGRSRTGKLIFPKHGLLAMQVDAYLSGANRDLYVVPISITYDQVLEEGSYRAELSGKEKERESFWALVRSRRFLGRRHGSVYVRFSEPISLRKYFDVNGEEPIPLKIRKTRTLALAADIVRAIASETTVTASSLGACSILAQAERAILKSTLNERMKWLSEYVMSHQIPCSKEIQVLDAALSEVMAFFSVNRWITMETGRDDVVLNVRADKRLTLDYYKNQVLHYFLPPGMAALVMEQEEFEKTAAGDMAFLRDIFAHEFVLRDDEDVGFFLEQGRPTLEGSENRLRRRFFAGLLKNYLESYDLTARAVMLGIVKGLPTRENIREVLTFGNHLYATGNITRIEAVSSANVRSASEFIYERRLFGDRAALASWHKQLVRLAHK